One Streptomyces sp. ML-6 genomic region harbors:
- a CDS encoding exonuclease SbcCD subunit D: MRILHTSDWHLGRSFHRVSLIEAQAAFLDHLVATVHAYEVDVVLVAGDVYDRAVPPLSAVELFDDALHRLATADVPTVMISGNHDSARRLGVGAGLIERAGIHLRTDPADCATPLVLSDPHGDVAFYGLPYLEPALVKDVLGAGRAGHEAVLGAAMEQVRADLATRPDGTRSVVLAHAFVAGGEPSDSERDITVGGVAAVPAGVFDGVDYVALGHLHGCQTVTERVRYSGSPLAYSFSEAHHRKTMWLIDLGAPGTFAAERVDLPVPRPLARLRGRLDDLVEDPALERHRESWIEATLTDPTRPVEPMARLAERFPHTLSLVFEPDRAPEDPLASYAQRLKGRDDQQIAEDFVAHVRGGSAADEQERTVLRGAFDHVRVDDAVREVNR; the protein is encoded by the coding sequence TTGAGAATCCTGCACACGTCGGACTGGCACCTCGGACGGTCGTTCCACCGGGTATCCCTGATCGAGGCCCAGGCCGCTTTTCTGGACCACTTGGTGGCGACGGTGCACGCGTACGAGGTGGACGTCGTGCTCGTCGCGGGTGACGTGTACGACAGAGCCGTTCCGCCCCTGTCCGCGGTGGAACTCTTCGATGACGCGCTGCACCGCCTCGCCACCGCCGACGTGCCCACCGTGATGATCTCCGGGAACCACGACTCGGCCCGCAGGCTGGGCGTCGGCGCGGGACTGATCGAGCGGGCCGGAATCCACCTGCGCACCGACCCCGCCGACTGCGCCACCCCCCTCGTCCTGTCCGACCCGCACGGCGACGTCGCGTTCTACGGACTGCCCTACCTGGAACCCGCCCTGGTCAAGGACGTTCTCGGGGCCGGGCGCGCCGGGCACGAGGCGGTGCTCGGCGCGGCCATGGAACAGGTCCGCGCCGACCTCGCGACCCGCCCCGACGGCACCCGCTCCGTGGTCCTCGCCCACGCCTTCGTCGCGGGCGGCGAACCCAGCGACAGCGAACGCGACATCACCGTCGGCGGAGTGGCCGCCGTCCCCGCCGGCGTCTTCGACGGCGTCGACTACGTGGCACTCGGCCATCTGCACGGCTGCCAGACCGTCACCGAACGGGTCCGCTACTCGGGTTCGCCGCTCGCGTACTCCTTCTCCGAGGCCCACCACCGCAAGACCATGTGGCTGATCGACCTCGGCGCACCGGGCACGTTCGCCGCCGAACGCGTCGACCTCCCCGTGCCCCGCCCGCTCGCCCGGCTCCGGGGCCGCCTCGACGACCTCGTCGAGGACCCCGCGCTGGAGCGGCACCGGGAGTCCTGGATCGAGGCCACCCTCACCGACCCGACGCGCCCGGTCGAACCGATGGCCCGGCTCGCCGAGCGGTTCCCGCACACGCTCAGCCTCGTGTTCGAACCCGACCGGGCCCCCGAGGACCCGCTCGCCTCGTACGCACAGCGTCTCAAGGGGCGCGACGACCAGCAGATCGCGGAGGACTTCGTGGCACACGTGCGGGGCGGATCGGCGGCCGACGAACAGGAACGGACGGTGCTGCGCGGCGCCTTCGACCACGTACGGGTGGACGACGCGGTGCGCGAGGTGAACCGTTGA
- a CDS encoding YigZ family protein gives MQEQYRTVARAGVHETEINRSRFICALAPAATEQEAQDFVARVRKEHPTATHNCFAYVIGADASVQKASDDGEPGGTAGVPMLQMLTRREMRYVVAVVTRYYGGVKLGAGGLIRAYGGVVGEALDALGTITRRRFRLATVTVGHQRAGKLENDLRATGRSVREVRYTDAVVIEIGLPDADVEAFRGWLADVTAGEAELELGGEAYGDA, from the coding sequence ATGCAGGAGCAGTACCGGACAGTCGCCCGAGCGGGCGTGCACGAGACCGAGATCAACCGATCGCGCTTCATCTGCGCGCTCGCCCCCGCCGCCACCGAGCAGGAGGCCCAGGACTTCGTCGCACGCGTCCGCAAGGAACACCCCACCGCCACCCACAACTGCTTCGCCTACGTGATCGGCGCCGACGCCTCGGTGCAGAAGGCGAGCGACGACGGGGAGCCCGGCGGCACCGCCGGCGTACCCATGCTCCAGATGCTGACGCGCCGCGAGATGCGCTACGTCGTCGCCGTCGTCACCCGCTACTACGGCGGCGTCAAACTCGGCGCGGGCGGACTGATCAGGGCCTACGGGGGAGTGGTCGGCGAGGCCCTCGACGCACTCGGCACCATCACCCGCCGCCGGTTCCGCCTCGCCACGGTCACCGTCGGCCACCAGCGCGCGGGCAAGCTGGAGAACGACCTGCGCGCCACCGGCCGCAGCGTGCGCGAGGTCCGCTACACGGACGCCGTCGTCATCGAGATCGGGCTGCCGGACGCGGACGTCGAGGCGTTCCGCGGCTGGCTGGCCGACGTCACGGCGGGCGAGGCGGAACTCGAACTGGGCGGCGAGGCGTACGGCGACGCCTGA